CGGTACGCGGCGGCGACCACCGCGCCCGCCCGGTCGACCACCCCAACCTTGGTGCCGGTCGTCCCCGCGTCGACCGCGACGAAGAGCTCGTCGGACATTCCCCACAACCTCCTACATCAGCGACGCCTGCTGGCCGGTCGCCTCGATGACCTGCCCGGTGACGTACGCGGCCGCGTCGGACAGCAGGAACACCACCGTCGGCACGACGTCCTCGGGCTGCGCGACCCGGCCGAGCACGTTGTCCTCGCGCTTCGCGATCGTGCGGCTGCGCTCGGGCTCGGGCATGTTCTCCAGCAACGCGGTCCACGCCGCGGGCGCGACCGCGTTGACGTTGACGTGGTATGGCGCCATCTCGATCGCCATGGTCAGCGTGAAGCCGGCGATGCCCGCCTTGCACGCGGAGTACGCGCTCTCGCCGTACTTGCCGCGCAGGCCGGAGCGGGAGGTGATGTTGACGACCTTGCCGTAGCGCTGCTCCTTCATCATCCGGGCCGCGTGCTTGGCGAGCAGGATCGGGCCGACGAGGTTGACGGTGACCGAGCGGACGACGTGCTCCTCGGCGAGGTCGACGAGCGGGGTGTCGCCGCCGATCCCCGCGTTGTTGACGAGCAGGTGGAGCCCGCCGAACGACCGCTCGGCGCAGGCCACGATCTCGCGCGCCGCGTCGTCGGTGCCCACGCCCACCGGGCAGGGCTCCGCGCGTCCCCCGTGCGCGCGGATGCCCGCTGCCACGTCCCGCGCCCCCGCTCCGTCGACGTCGTCCACCACGACGGCCGCACCGGCCGACGCCAGACCGAAGGCGATGGCCCGGCCGATGCCCGTGGCGGCACCCGTGACGACCGCGACCCTGCCTTCGAGCGCTTCCACGCCTCGCTCCCCTCCCCCGGTTGACAGCACGGACGGATCTTCCGACTCAGTCACTCAGCACGACCTCGACGAGGTCGGCGAGGGCGCGGTCGGGGTCGTCGGCCTGGAAGACGTTGCGCCCGTAGACGATGCCCTGCGCCCCGGAGAGGACGACGTCCGCCGCCTCCGCCCTGACCTCGTGGAACGGCCGCCGCGACCCGCCGAGGACGAGCACGGGCACCGCGACGTCCGCGACGATCCGCGACAGCTCCTCGCCCGACCCCGGGTACTCGATCTTCAGCATGTCGGCGCCGAGCTCCGCGGCGACGCGGGCGGCGAAGGCGACGTGCCCGGGGTCCCGTTCGGTGCCCACGGCCTCTGGCCCGCGCACCATCGCCTCGACGAGCACCGGCATGCCGTGCGCGTGTGCGCGGTGGATGTACCTCGCCACCCTTTCGACGTCGTCGGCCTCGACCTGGGGGTCCATCGCCCCGACCAGGAGGTAGACGTGACAGCCGTCTGCGCCGAGCACGCTCGCCGTCTGCGGGTCGACCACCGACCGGTAGGTGCCCTCGGCGTAGTCCTGGGCGAGCCCGGCCGCCT
This Streptosporangiales bacterium DNA region includes the following protein-coding sequences:
- a CDS encoding SDR family oxidoreductase, coding for MEALEGRVAVVTGAATGIGRAIAFGLASAGAAVVVDDVDGAGARDVAAGIRAHGGRAEPCPVGVGTDDAAREIVACAERSFGGLHLLVNNAGIGGDTPLVDLAEEHVVRSVTVNLVGPILLAKHAARMMKEQRYGKVVNITSRSGLRGKYGESAYSACKAGIAGFTLTMAIEMAPYHVNVNAVAPAAWTALLENMPEPERSRTIAKREDNVLGRVAQPEDVVPTVVFLLSDAAAYVTGQVIEATGQQASLM